The genomic segment CCCGACGATGCCCGCCTGCTCTCCGACGTCGCCGGCGAGACCATCGACGAGGTCTTCATCGGCTCGTGCATGACCAACATCGGCCACTTCCGCGCCGCTGGCAAGCTGCTCGAGCAGCAGCCGGCCGGCAGCCTCAAGACCAAGCTGTGGCTGGCCCCGCCGACCAAGATGGATCAGCACCAGCTCACCGAAGAGGGCTACTACGGCATCTACGGCCGCGCCGGCGCGCGCATGGAAATGCCGGGCTGCTCGCTGTGCATGGGCAACCAGGCGCGGGTAGCGGCCAAGTCCACCGTGGTCTCCACGTCGACGCGCAACTTCCCCAACCGCTTGGGCGATGGTGCCAACGTCTATCTCGCCTCCGCCGAGCTGGCGGCAGTTGCAGCGGTTGAAGGACGCCTGCCAAGCGTGGAAGAATACCAGCGTTACATGGGACAGTTCGACGCGATGGCATCAGAGATCTATCGTTACATGAACTTCCATGAAATCGAGCAGTACCAGAAGGCTGCCTCGAATGTGATTCCGGTCGCCCAGGAAGCCTGATCGACCGCATCACACCTATCGTCGCCGATGCTCGCAACATCGATGGCACGCTGCCTGGCAGTGATCGCCATAGCCGATGACCGAAACGCCCCGCTCATGCGGGGCGTTTTTTTGCAGGAAGCCATCCCTGCGCCTATAGATAACCTAACCGTTACGGCCTGACACTACTCGACACATCACCTTCGACTCGGCCAGCAGGAGCATGTGCATGAGCCATATCGTCACCCCTGATATCTGCGACGCCCACCCCGAGGTACAGGTGCTGGATCCCGTCTTCGTCAACTATGGCGGCCGTGAGACGTTCTGCGGCCCGGTGCGCACCCTCGCCTGCTTCGAGGACAACGCCCTGCTGATGACGATGCTCGCCGAGCCCGGCGACGGCGCCGTGCTGGTGGTCGACGCCGGCGGTTCGCAGCGCTGTGCGCTGCTCGGCGACCGCCTCGCCGAGCAGGCCCTGGAAAACGGCTGGGTGGGGGTGGTGATTCACGGCTGCGTGCGCGACGTCGACGTGCTGGCCGAGATGGAGTTCGGCGTCCAGGCGCTGGGCGTTCACCCGCGCCGCGGCTCAGCCACCGGCGGTGGGCAGCGCGATCAGCGCCTGCACGTCGCTGGCGCCAGCATCGTGCCGGGGCAATGGCTGTATGCCGACAACAACGGCATCGTGATTGCTGCGCGACGTCTGGCATTGGAAGGATAACCGCTAACGTGGATCCATCATCGAGCGCTTCGCGGGCGGCAGTATGACTTTTCTGCTATCAATTAAACTATTACCTCATCCCGAAGAAGGACGTCTGCCTTGCGCGTGTTCCATTTCCGGCGAGACGCATTCTTCTTTGGCCTGATGCTGGCGGCTAGTGCCGCTTGTCTCACCCCGTTGCATGCGGCAGATACGCTACGTATCGGTGTCTATCACAACCCTCCCAAGCTGTTGCAGGAAGCCGATGGCCAACCCGGTGGCATACTCGGCGATCTGTTGCAGCTAATCGCTAATGCAGAAGGGTGGCAACTCGACAGCGTTGAGTGTCACTGGCAGCGCTGCTTGGCCTTGCTCGATGCCGGAGAAATTGACTTGTTGCCGGATGTGGCCTGGAGCAAAGGTCGTGAAGCGCGTTTTGATTTTCACCACACGCCCGCGCTACACAGCTGGTCACAGCTCTATCGAGGCGAGGGGCCAACACTGCGTTCACTGCTCGACCTGGATGGCAGGCGGCTAGCCGTCGTCGAGGGCTCCATTCAGCAGGAGTATCTCGATCAACTCGCTGAAGGCTTCGGTATCGATGTGACCTGGGTCGGTACCGACAGCTTCAATGAGAGCTTCACCAGTGTTAAAGAAGGCCGTGCCGATGTCGCAGTCGCCAATCACTTCTTTGGTGATCGCTATGCGCAGCCTGCAGGCCTGATTGAAACGCCGATCATGTTCCTGCCCTCGCGCCTCTACTTCGCCAGTAGTCAAGGACGCCATACCGACACCCTGGCGGCGATAGATCGCCACCTGCAAGCGTGGAAGAATGATAGTCAGTCACCCTACTTTGCCGTTTTGCGACGCTGGCAAGGTCAGCAAGAAATGGCCTATGGCATACCAGCATGGATCTGGTGGAGCATTGCCGGGCTGCTAGCGATGCTGGGCACAGCGTTGGCCTTCAATACCCTGCTGCGACGCCGGGTCGAACAGCGCACCAACCAGCTAAAGGCCAGCGAGGAACGCCTGTCTACCATCCTGGACAGCGTCGAAGCCTGTATTTTCATCAAGAATCGAGACCTCCGTTACACCTACGTCAACCGTCAGGTGTGCACCCTTTTCGGGCAACCCGCCAGGGCAATCCTCGGCAAGCGCGACAGCGACTTTTTCGATGCCACCACCGCCGCCACGCTGGAGAAGAACGACCGCCGAGTGGTGGAGGACGGCGAGCGGATTGCCGCGGAGGAGTCCAACAGCCTGATCGAGGGCGGCCCCGTGCGCACCTTCCTCTCGCTGAAACTGCCACTCAAGGATGCCGACGGCACTATTCGGGAGCTGTGCGGCATAGCCACCGATATCACCGCCTACCGCCAGATCCAGCAGGAAAACCACCGTCTGGCCTACTACGACCCGTTAACGGGCCTGCCCAACCGCCGCCGCTTGCTGGAACTGCTCCAACATGCCATCGCAGCGCAGCATCACACCGGCCAGGAAGGCGGTGTGCTGATGCTGGATCTGGATCACTTCAAGTCGACCAACGAGACACTAGGCCATGCTGCCGGAGACTGGTTGCTCGAGCAGGTGACTATGCGACTGTCGACGCTGCTCGACGACAGCCAGACCTTGGCACGCCTGGGCGGAGATGAGTTCATCGTGTTGTATGAGAACATCTCAACGCAGCGCGATGTCGCCGTTCGCCAGCTACACCTGCTGGGCAAGGAGGTTATTGCCCAGTTCAACACCGCCTTCGAATACCGCGGCAAGCCCCTCCTAAGCGCTGCCAGCGTCGGAGCCGTGATGCTCTCGGAGAGCGACGGCGATGCCCAACAGCTGATGAAAATCGCGGAAATCGCCCTCTACGATGCCAAGGCCTGCGGTCGCGCCGCGCTGCGCTTCTACAACCCGACCATGCAGGCCGAAATCAATCATCGCGTGCAATCGGAGCAAGACCTTCGCCACGCCATCGAGACATCCCAACTCGCCCTGCATCTGCAACCACAGGTGGATGCCGAGGGGTACTGCATCGGCATGGAGGCGCTGCTGCGTTGGCCTCACCCCGAGCGTGGCATGATCCCACCCGCTGAGTTCATTCCCATTGCCGAAGCTAGCGGACTGATCATACCGCTGGGCGAGTGGGTACTCGAGGCAGCCTGCCAACGACTCGCTGAATGGTCGACCCACCCCAGCCACCGCGACCTGATACTAGCCGTCAATGTCAGCCCATCGCAGTTTCGCCACCCTGAATTCGTCACACACCTGAT from the Halomonas sp. 1513 genome contains:
- a CDS encoding ribonuclease activity regulator protein RraA (regulator of RNase E; increases half-life and abundance of RNAs; interacts with RNase E possibly inhibiting catalytic activity), with product MSHIVTPDICDAHPEVQVLDPVFVNYGGRETFCGPVRTLACFEDNALLMTMLAEPGDGAVLVVDAGGSQRCALLGDRLAEQALENGWVGVVIHGCVRDVDVLAEMEFGVQALGVHPRRGSATGGGQRDQRLHVAGASIVPGQWLYADNNGIVIAARRLALEG
- a CDS encoding diguanylate cyclase, whose amino-acid sequence is MLAASAACLTPLHAADTLRIGVYHNPPKLLQEADGQPGGILGDLLQLIANAEGWQLDSVECHWQRCLALLDAGEIDLLPDVAWSKGREARFDFHHTPALHSWSQLYRGEGPTLRSLLDLDGRRLAVVEGSIQQEYLDQLAEGFGIDVTWVGTDSFNESFTSVKEGRADVAVANHFFGDRYAQPAGLIETPIMFLPSRLYFASSQGRHTDTLAAIDRHLQAWKNDSQSPYFAVLRRWQGQQEMAYGIPAWIWWSIAGLLAMLGTALAFNTLLRRRVEQRTNQLKASEERLSTILDSVEACIFIKNRDLRYTYVNRQVCTLFGQPARAILGKRDSDFFDATTAATLEKNDRRVVEDGERIAAEESNSLIEGGPVRTFLSLKLPLKDADGTIRELCGIATDITAYRQIQQENHRLAYYDPLTGLPNRRRLLELLQHAIAAQHHTGQEGGVLMLDLDHFKSTNETLGHAAGDWLLEQVTMRLSTLLDDSQTLARLGGDEFIVLYENISTQRDVAVRQLHLLGKEVIAQFNTAFEYRGKPLLSAASVGAVMLSESDGDAQQLMKIAEIALYDAKACGRAALRFYNPTMQAEINHRVQSEQDLRHAIETSQLALHLQPQVDAEGYCIGMEALLRWPHPERGMIPPAEFIPIAEASGLIIPLGEWVLEAACQRLAEWSTHPSHRDLILAVNVSPSQFRHPEFVTHLIGLLDSYAVVPSRLELEITENLLIDNVETTVAHMGALRRTGIRFSLDDFGTGYASLTYLKRLPLDQLKIDMSFVRELEHSDDDAAIVRTIIALGHSMGLRVIAEGVENDSQRQRLITLGCEFFQGYLFGRPAPAADWQTTLKAHATLPVE